The DNA segment CCGGGTCCGAACACACCGGCGTTTCCGTCGATGCGCGAAGCGAGCACCGGAACGCCGTTGGCGATCGCCTCGCTTGCGACGTTGGCGCCACCCTCCGAGCGCGACGAAAGCACGAGCGCGTCGCAACCCGCGAGCAGACGCAGCGCGCGCGATCGTGAAACTTCACCGAGGTAACGATAGCGCGGATCGCGCGCCTCTACCGCTTTGACGCGCGCCGCGTAGTGGGAATCGAGCGTGCCGCCGGCCTGCCGCACTTCGACGTCGACACCTTCGAGATAGCGTAATGCATAAGCGGCCCGCAGCGGATCCTTCTCGCGACGCAAATGACCGAGCACGCAGAGGCGCGCCGGTCGCCCTTTTACGCTTCTTCGTCTGACGCTCGCGCGCTGCGCCGACTGTACCACCGCGATCGCGCGTTTTCGCAGCCGTTTGGGAAGCCGCTCGATGGCCAGCGG comes from the Candidatus Baltobacteraceae bacterium genome and includes:
- a CDS encoding glycosyltransferase — its product is MRSLGYKTRIAASSQAVPDAGILVALHADKSAPFVAAFRKRFPDRPIVVVLTGTDVYGKLPHGRRAMRALEAANAIVTLQPLAIERLPKRLRKRAIAVVQSAQRASVRRRSVKGRPARLCVLGHLRREKDPLRAAYALRYLEGVDVEVRQAGGTLDSHYAARVKAVEARDPRYRYLGEVSRSRALRLLAGCDALVLSSRSEGGANVASEAIANGVPVLASRIDGNAGVFGPGYAGYYAVGSSAALAALIDRFVNDPRFARLLRRQIRALAPKVKLGSERAGLARAIALASRGVSGSKG